In Cupriavidus basilensis, one genomic interval encodes:
- a CDS encoding branched-chain amino acid ABC transporter substrate-binding protein has protein sequence MRKKNTVVAAALLLASAGLAGMSAPAAAKDVVKIAFVGPLTGGVSSIGLGGRNSADLAVRLRNADPKSKYTYELVTQDDECRPNVGVQVATKIAADKSIVAGVTHFCSAVAMGTVGVYNRFGMPAVVWGAVLPDVTYGNNFKEIHRVNGTMINQSEVAAKFMTGLGYKKWAIIHDTTDYGKGHNKYFSEFLKKDGGTVLGTFGVTADQQDFTTELTKIRELKPDVVYFGGLTPLGVRIRTQMEKLGIKAQFEGTSGIKSDAYIQGTGKEQAEGSLAFIEGAPWEKLPGGLFFAGKYSQQKYSDPPEAYGPFAFAAANLIMDAVEKVGPDRKKVRDTLNATKDADTIIGKVTFDDHRQNIVPLVTKYVVEDGKWVIWEDSTYGKGKKKLAGL, from the coding sequence GTGCGCAAGAAGAACACCGTAGTTGCCGCTGCCTTGTTGCTGGCCTCGGCCGGGTTGGCCGGGATGTCCGCGCCGGCTGCTGCCAAGGATGTCGTCAAGATTGCCTTCGTGGGCCCGCTGACTGGCGGCGTGTCGTCCATCGGCCTGGGCGGGCGCAACTCCGCCGACCTGGCGGTTCGCTTGCGCAATGCTGACCCGAAGTCGAAGTACACCTATGAGCTGGTCACGCAGGATGATGAGTGCCGCCCTAACGTGGGCGTGCAGGTGGCGACCAAGATCGCTGCCGACAAGAGCATCGTGGCGGGGGTGACGCATTTCTGTTCGGCCGTGGCGATGGGCACGGTTGGCGTGTACAACCGCTTTGGCATGCCGGCCGTGGTGTGGGGCGCGGTGTTGCCGGATGTCACTTACGGCAATAACTTCAAGGAGATCCATCGCGTCAACGGCACGATGATCAACCAGAGCGAGGTTGCGGCGAAGTTCATGACGGGCCTGGGCTACAAGAAGTGGGCGATCATCCATGACACCACCGATTACGGCAAAGGCCATAACAAGTACTTCAGCGAGTTTCTGAAGAAGGATGGCGGCACGGTGCTGGGTACGTTCGGCGTGACGGCTGACCAGCAGGATTTCACGACGGAACTGACCAAGATTCGCGAGCTGAAGCCGGACGTTGTCTACTTTGGTGGCCTCACGCCGCTGGGCGTGCGCATCCGCACGCAGATGGAGAAGCTGGGCATCAAGGCACAGTTCGAGGGGACGTCGGGCATCAAGTCCGATGCGTATATCCAGGGTACGGGCAAGGAGCAGGCCGAGGGCTCGCTGGCCTTTATCGAGGGCGCGCCGTGGGAGAAGCTGCCCGGCGGCTTGTTCTTCGCGGGCAAGTACTCGCAGCAGAAGTACAGCGATCCGCCTGAGGCGTACGGTCCGTTTGCGTTTGCCGCGGCCAACCTGATCATGGATGCGGTGGAGAAGGTGGGGCCGGATCGCAAGAAGGTGCGCGACACGCTCAATGCGACCAAGGATGCCGACACCATCATCGGCAAGGTGACGTTCGACGACCATCGCCAGAACATCGTGCCGCTGGTTACCAAGTATGTGGTCGAGGATGGCAAGTGGGTGATCTGGGAGGACAGCACCTACGGCAAGGGCAAGAAGAAGCTCGCCGGCTTGTAA
- a CDS encoding branched-chain amino acid ABC transporter permease, with amino-acid sequence MSVIGQYVFNGLMLGMIYAMVAVGFTLFFGVLDVIKFSHGDTLMVGAFAGLAASTGVLMLDIQSPWIRLLAVVLCAICVTGLLGAAIAKFLILPLRKAAPLNTLLATLMLGTVMRESVRLFYPDGSNPKPFPALLPTASIELGSLSLRADNLILLGTGIAIIVGVHLLITRTRFGMAIRAVAQNGETARLMGINFEAVVLLTFALGSGMAALAGVMNGLYYNEINFNVGLLLGVIGFAAAILGGLGNIYGAILGGFLFAALQVLGSATLPALIPDIPSAYKDVFAFAVVIVLMAWKPTGLIAEKSSERV; translated from the coding sequence ATGAGTGTGATTGGCCAATACGTATTCAACGGTTTGATGCTCGGCATGATCTATGCCATGGTCGCCGTGGGATTTACGCTGTTTTTCGGCGTGCTGGATGTGATCAAGTTCTCGCACGGCGATACGCTGATGGTCGGCGCGTTTGCTGGCCTGGCGGCGTCCACTGGCGTGCTGATGCTCGACATCCAGTCGCCCTGGATCCGCTTGCTGGCGGTGGTGCTGTGCGCGATCTGCGTGACCGGCCTGCTGGGCGCGGCGATTGCTAAATTCCTGATCCTGCCGCTGCGCAAGGCGGCACCGCTCAATACATTGCTGGCCACGCTGATGCTGGGCACGGTGATGCGCGAATCCGTGCGGCTGTTCTATCCCGATGGCTCCAACCCCAAGCCGTTCCCGGCGCTGCTGCCAACGGCTTCCATCGAGCTGGGCAGCTTGTCGCTGCGTGCCGATAACCTGATCCTGCTGGGGACCGGCATCGCCATCATCGTCGGCGTGCATCTGCTGATTACGCGTACCCGTTTCGGCATGGCGATCCGCGCGGTGGCGCAGAATGGCGAAACGGCGCGGCTGATGGGCATCAACTTCGAGGCGGTGGTGCTGCTGACGTTCGCGCTGGGCTCGGGCATGGCGGCGCTGGCGGGCGTGATGAACGGGCTGTACTACAACGAGATCAACTTTAATGTGGGGCTGTTGCTTGGCGTGATCGGCTTTGCCGCGGCCATTCTCGGCGGGCTGGGGAACATCTACGGCGCCATCCTCGGCGGGTTTCTGTTTGCCGCGCTGCAGGTGCTTGGCAGCGCCACATTGCCTGCGCTGATTCCGGATATCCCGAGCGCGTACAAGGACGTTTTCGCTTTTGCCGTTGTCATCGTGCTGATGGCCTGGAAGCCGACCGGCCTGATCGCAGAAAAATCCAGTGAGCGGGTCTGA
- a CDS encoding branched-chain amino acid ABC transporter permease, with the protein MVLALACIALTVYMWLFLHAESQLSVAILLAVAIVAVIAGRKLGANRALEEAGVSRPGLARLWAVGGTLALIAAFYDAHFALLMICSVLLYTTACLGLTLQFGFSGVANFAGAAFFGIGSYATAVMAMHTGIPHLLIIVISGVIAALVGSMLITPVLRTRGHYAALVTIAFGILFKTFIEVNDVLGGPQGLQVPGMTVFGYALNDGFTVAGVDVSFYVSYALISLGICAGVFATVKALERSWVGLSMDVVRTDETAAATFGLHIARWKVVAFMLGNFFAGIAGSMYGMITGFVAPNNFTFSDSLLMLSIVILGGLGNAIGLIPAAIIVLVLPEKLQFIQEYRFLFYAALVIAILLFRPDGLLPRKTRLFFGRETSR; encoded by the coding sequence GTGGTGCTGGCGCTGGCCTGCATCGCGCTGACCGTCTACATGTGGTTGTTCCTGCATGCGGAGTCGCAGCTCAGCGTGGCCATCTTGCTGGCCGTTGCCATCGTGGCGGTCATTGCCGGCCGGAAGCTGGGCGCCAACCGCGCGCTCGAGGAGGCCGGCGTCAGCCGTCCGGGCCTGGCCCGCTTGTGGGCGGTGGGCGGCACGTTGGCGCTGATCGCCGCGTTCTACGATGCGCACTTCGCGCTGCTGATGATCTGCTCCGTGCTGCTTTACACCACGGCATGCCTCGGCCTGACGCTGCAGTTTGGCTTCTCCGGCGTGGCCAACTTCGCGGGCGCGGCGTTCTTTGGCATCGGTAGCTATGCCACTGCCGTGATGGCCATGCACACCGGCATTCCGCACTTGTTGATCATCGTCATCTCGGGCGTGATCGCGGCGCTGGTCGGCTCGATGCTGATCACGCCGGTGTTGCGCACGCGTGGGCACTATGCGGCCTTGGTGACCATCGCCTTCGGCATCCTGTTCAAGACGTTCATCGAGGTCAACGATGTGCTGGGCGGGCCGCAAGGCCTGCAGGTGCCGGGCATGACCGTCTTTGGCTACGCGCTGAACGATGGCTTTACGGTGGCGGGTGTCGACGTGTCGTTCTACGTGAGCTATGCCTTGATCAGCCTCGGCATCTGCGCCGGTGTCTTTGCGACGGTAAAGGCGCTGGAGCGCTCGTGGGTGGGCTTGAGCATGGACGTGGTGCGCACGGACGAGACGGCCGCCGCCACCTTCGGCTTGCATATAGCGCGCTGGAAGGTTGTGGCCTTCATGCTGGGCAATTTCTTCGCGGGTATCGCGGGCAGCATGTACGGGATGATCACCGGCTTCGTGGCGCCGAACAACTTCACGTTCTCGGATTCGCTGCTGATGCTGTCGATCGTGATCCTGGGCGGGCTGGGCAATGCGATTGGCCTGATTCCGGCGGCCATCATCGTGCTGGTGCTGCCTGAGAAGCTGCAGTTCATCCAGGAGTACCGTTTCCTCTTCTATGCGGCGCTGGTGATCGCCATCCTGCTGTTCCGCCCCGATGGGCTGCTGCCGCGCAAGACGCGCTTGTTCTTTGGCCGGGAGACTTCGCGATGA
- a CDS encoding ABC transporter ATP-binding protein encodes MSDKTMIEVRGLTMRFGGLTALDSLDMTIREGEILGLLGPNGSGKTTFFNVLTGLYKASSGTITYNGENVIGKTPQDIYRSGVARTFQRSRLSLPLTVFDNIVIGDYQHMQHGLVFNLFRRKAFRAEYDAYVEKVKGLLNIFSPPLVARLFEPVETFTMIDRRRIEVCRALMSQPRLLLLDEPSAGMTHDETHALMSDILDVRGKLPNLSVVLIEHEMNVIERITDRCVVLNYGKKIAEGTYTEITDDANVQTAYLGEEAA; translated from the coding sequence ATGAGTGACAAGACCATGATTGAAGTCAGGGGACTGACCATGCGCTTCGGCGGCCTGACCGCCCTGGATAGCCTGGACATGACAATCCGCGAGGGCGAGATCCTTGGTCTGCTCGGCCCTAACGGTTCGGGCAAGACGACCTTCTTCAATGTGCTGACCGGCCTGTACAAGGCTAGCAGCGGCACCATCACCTACAACGGCGAGAACGTCATCGGCAAGACGCCGCAGGACATCTACCGCAGCGGCGTGGCGCGGACCTTCCAGCGCTCGCGCTTGTCCTTGCCGCTCACGGTGTTCGACAACATCGTCATAGGCGACTACCAGCACATGCAGCACGGGCTGGTGTTCAACCTGTTCCGGCGCAAGGCGTTTCGCGCCGAGTACGACGCCTATGTGGAGAAGGTAAAGGGGCTGCTGAATATCTTCAGCCCGCCGTTGGTGGCGCGGCTGTTCGAGCCCGTGGAGACCTTCACCATGATTGACCGCCGCCGCATCGAGGTGTGCCGCGCGCTGATGAGCCAGCCGCGCCTGCTGTTGCTCGATGAGCCTTCTGCCGGCATGACGCATGATGAAACGCATGCGCTGATGAGCGATATCCTGGATGTGCGCGGCAAGCTGCCGAACTTGTCGGTGGTGCTGATCGAGCACGAGATGAACGTGATCGAGCGCATTACCGACCGCTGCGTGGTGCTGAACTATGGCAAGAAGATCGCCGAGGGCACCTACACGGAAATCACCGACGACGCCAATGTGCAGACCGCCTACCTTGGAGAGGAAGCCGCATGA
- a CDS encoding ABC transporter ATP-binding protein, with translation MSTLDSPGTLSVKGLTTGYDKVNVLHDVSIDVAPGKITCILGANGAGKSTLIRAILGLTPPRQGQVLWDGKDLAGEKTHNIIATGIACIPEGRKIFPRMTVAENLALGAYLETDAARVRDRLAKVYDIFPRLKERAAQLAGTMSGGEQAMVSIGRGLMAEPKLLVIDEPSLGLSPLYVKENFKVIKQINALGITVLLVEQNARQTLAISHYGYVLSQGRVVAQGTAEALASNDEVRSAYFG, from the coding sequence ATGAGCACGCTCGATTCCCCCGGCACGCTCAGCGTGAAAGGGCTCACCACCGGGTATGACAAGGTCAACGTGCTGCATGACGTTTCCATCGACGTGGCCCCTGGCAAGATCACCTGCATCCTCGGCGCCAATGGCGCGGGCAAGAGCACCCTGATTCGCGCCATCCTCGGCCTCACGCCGCCGCGCCAGGGCCAGGTCTTGTGGGATGGCAAGGACCTGGCTGGCGAGAAGACGCACAACATCATCGCTACCGGGATCGCTTGCATCCCGGAGGGGCGCAAGATCTTTCCGCGCATGACGGTGGCGGAGAACCTGGCGCTGGGTGCGTACCTGGAGACCGATGCGGCGCGGGTGCGCGATCGGCTGGCCAAGGTCTACGATATCTTTCCGCGCCTGAAGGAGCGGGCGGCGCAACTGGCGGGGACGATGTCGGGCGGTGAGCAGGCGATGGTGTCGATCGGCCGGGGATTGATGGCGGAGCCGAAGCTGCTGGTGATCGATGAGCCGTCGCTCGGGCTGTCGCCGCTGTATGTGAAAGAGAACTTCAAGGTCATCAAGCAGATCAACGCACTGGGCATCACCGTGCTGCTGGTCGAGCAGAACGCACGGCAGACGCTGGCCATTTCACATTACGGCTACGTGCTGTCTCAAGGCCGCGTGGTGGCCCAAGGCACGGCCGAAGCGCTGGCCAGCAACGACGAGGTGCGCTCGGCGTATTTCGGCTGA
- a CDS encoding amidase: protein MNDFLALPARELAARMARRELSAQALVRAYIERIDDAEAGILAWQHFDGAQALQQARLLDAGPALGALHGLPIGVKDLMDTADMPTTYGSPIYAGHRPVMDAACVAMARAAGAVVMGKTVTTEFATFQPGPTRNPRAPADAPRTPGGSSSGSAAAVAAGMVPIAFGTQTAGSIIRPAAYCGVVGYKPTFGTLPSAGIKSLAPSLDTVGVLARCVDDAAFFIGAMARLPLTPPQTGQAMALRVGICRTPHWERAGDDSRRALDTAARLLEGHGAVLSDLMLPAEFDELTQAQIDIMAYEAAAAFAPELRARPDGFSSGFAALLAAGRGIDGGRFFAAQALASSARRAFEQMFASVDIVLAPSAPGEAPAGLGATGDPMFNRMWTLLGNPCVHVPTGTGAHGMPVGVTLIGPHRGDARVLAAAQALERCVA from the coding sequence ATGAACGATTTCCTGGCACTGCCGGCGCGCGAGCTGGCGGCACGCATGGCGCGGCGCGAGCTCAGCGCGCAGGCATTGGTACGCGCATACATCGAGCGCATCGATGACGCCGAGGCCGGCATTCTGGCCTGGCAGCATTTCGATGGGGCGCAGGCATTGCAGCAGGCGCGGTTGCTGGATGCGGGGCCTGCCTTAGGCGCGCTGCACGGCTTGCCTATCGGCGTGAAGGACCTGATGGACACCGCCGACATGCCCACCACGTATGGCTCGCCGATCTACGCCGGGCATCGGCCCGTCATGGATGCCGCCTGCGTGGCAATGGCGCGCGCCGCGGGTGCGGTGGTCATGGGCAAGACCGTGACCACGGAGTTCGCCACTTTCCAGCCGGGGCCCACGCGCAACCCGCGCGCCCCCGCCGATGCCCCGCGTACACCGGGTGGCTCGTCCAGCGGATCGGCGGCGGCGGTGGCTGCCGGCATGGTGCCGATCGCCTTCGGCACGCAGACCGCCGGCTCCATCATCCGTCCTGCTGCCTATTGCGGTGTGGTCGGCTACAAGCCGACCTTTGGCACGCTGCCGTCGGCCGGCATCAAGTCGCTCGCGCCCAGCCTGGATACCGTGGGCGTGCTGGCGCGCTGCGTCGACGATGCTGCCTTCTTCATCGGCGCGATGGCGCGCCTGCCGCTCACGCCGCCGCAGACCGGGCAGGCGATGGCGTTGCGCGTTGGCATTTGCCGCACGCCGCATTGGGAGCGCGCGGGTGATGACAGCCGGCGTGCGCTGGATACGGCCGCGCGCTTGCTCGAAGGCCATGGCGCCGTGTTGAGCGACCTGATGCTGCCCGCGGAATTCGACGAACTGACGCAGGCCCAGATCGACATCATGGCGTACGAAGCCGCAGCCGCTTTCGCGCCGGAATTGCGCGCGCGGCCCGATGGTTTCAGCAGTGGCTTTGCCGCGTTGCTGGCGGCAGGCCGTGGCATCGATGGCGGCCGCTTCTTTGCCGCGCAGGCGCTTGCCAGTTCTGCACGCAGGGCCTTCGAGCAGATGTTCGCGTCCGTCGACATCGTGCTCGCACCGAGCGCGCCGGGCGAGGCCCCGGCTGGCCTGGGCGCGACGGGCGATCCCATGTTCAACCGCATGTGGACCCTGCTTGGCAATCCGTGCGTCCATGTGCCTACCGGCACGGGTGCGCACGGCATGCCGGTGGGCGTGACGCTGATCGGCCCGCACCGGGGCGATGCGCGCGTGCTTGCGGCTGCGCAGGCGCTTGAGCGCTGCGTGGCTTGA
- a CDS encoding M20 family metallo-hydrolase has product MTQQDPLAQHAAEQAQDHVNSGRLQAAIAALAAFGGRDDGGVSRETLTDIDLAARRHLIEQARALGCEVSTDDCANLFFRRAGKADLPPVLTGSHADTQPVGGKLDGAYGVLAGLEVIAALNDAGIETLRPIEVVAWTNEEGSRFGPGAMGSSAFVDPACLPAYRASVDGANIRFGDALDAALAATDDVPRRPMQRPMSACVELHIEQGPVLERAAVPLGVVTGIQSVRWYRVECTGVMAHAGTTPMDERSDAMATAVGIAHQLYAYAAAEAASQLRLTLGRWQVGPNSVNTIPGKVEFTIDVRCVDEAVLARFEAMLDAVTAQARPRQGGITYQCFFRRPPTHFPAAMLNLIERACARASEQASQGKPLHLTSGAFHDAMYLAEHCPTAMIFVPSKGGISHNAAEETAPHELFLGAQALAYTVAALANQ; this is encoded by the coding sequence TTGACTCAACAAGATCCGCTGGCGCAGCACGCGGCAGAACAGGCGCAGGACCATGTCAATAGCGGCCGCTTGCAGGCGGCTATTGCCGCGCTGGCCGCTTTCGGCGGCCGGGACGATGGCGGTGTCTCCCGTGAAACGCTGACCGATATCGACCTTGCCGCGAGGCGCCACCTGATCGAGCAGGCGCGCGCGCTGGGTTGCGAGGTGAGCACGGACGATTGCGCCAACCTGTTTTTCCGCCGTGCTGGCAAGGCGGATCTTCCGCCCGTGCTGACCGGCAGCCATGCCGACACGCAGCCGGTCGGGGGCAAGCTGGACGGCGCCTACGGCGTGCTGGCCGGGCTCGAAGTCATCGCGGCCCTCAATGATGCCGGCATCGAGACGCTGCGCCCGATCGAAGTGGTGGCATGGACCAACGAGGAAGGCAGCCGCTTCGGGCCGGGGGCCATGGGGTCGAGCGCGTTTGTGGATCCGGCTTGCCTGCCCGCGTATCGCGCGTCGGTGGACGGTGCCAACATCCGCTTCGGCGATGCGCTGGACGCCGCGCTTGCCGCCACGGATGACGTGCCGCGCCGCCCGATGCAGCGGCCGATGTCGGCCTGCGTGGAGTTGCACATCGAGCAGGGCCCGGTGCTGGAGCGCGCGGCCGTGCCGCTGGGCGTGGTCACCGGCATCCAGAGCGTGCGGTGGTACCGCGTGGAATGCACCGGCGTGATGGCGCATGCGGGCACCACGCCCATGGACGAGCGCAGCGATGCCATGGCTACCGCCGTTGGCATTGCCCACCAGCTGTACGCCTACGCCGCTGCCGAGGCCGCCAGCCAGTTGCGGCTGACGCTGGGCCGCTGGCAGGTCGGCCCCAACTCCGTCAACACGATTCCGGGCAAGGTAGAATTCACGATTGATGTGCGCTGCGTGGACGAGGCGGTGCTGGCGCGTTTCGAGGCAATGCTGGATGCCGTGACGGCGCAGGCTCGGCCGCGCCAGGGCGGCATCACGTACCAGTGCTTTTTCCGGCGGCCGCCAACGCACTTTCCCGCTGCCATGCTGAACCTGATAGAGCGGGCCTGTGCGCGGGCCAGTGAGCAGGCATCGCAGGGCAAGCCGCTGCACCTCACATCCGGCGCGTTCCACGATGCCATGTACCTGGCGGAGCATTGCCCCACGGCCATGATTTTTGTGCCCAGCAAAGGCGGGATCAGCCATAACGCGGCAGAGGAAACAGCGCCGCACGAACTCTTCCTTGGGGCGCAAGCGCTGGCCTATACCGTGGCCGCGCTGGCGAACCAATAA
- a CDS encoding helix-turn-helix domain-containing protein, with translation MDSEDQSDPNDKKTPASSLGVRLRHARLVSGYTLLQLAQKAGCSESLISKLERGLASPSLAMLHRLAVALDTNIAALTSEDNPSESPIKRQGERPVIKAGGIALERIVLAKRGGFLQANIHIVAPGEASDGQIEHVGEEVGYVLEGTLELTLGDMSYTVGVGDAFTFPSSVPHGYRNAGTGVARVLWVNSPATF, from the coding sequence ATCGACTCAGAAGATCAAAGCGACCCGAACGACAAGAAGACGCCTGCCTCCAGCCTGGGCGTGCGGTTGCGCCATGCGCGCCTGGTGTCGGGCTACACGCTGCTGCAGCTGGCGCAGAAGGCTGGCTGCTCGGAAAGCCTGATCTCCAAGCTGGAGCGCGGCCTGGCCTCCCCCTCGCTCGCCATGCTGCACCGGCTCGCGGTTGCGCTCGACACCAATATCGCCGCGCTGACGAGCGAGGACAACCCCAGCGAAAGCCCCATCAAGCGCCAGGGCGAGCGTCCGGTCATCAAGGCGGGCGGCATCGCGCTGGAGCGCATTGTGCTGGCCAAGCGTGGCGGTTTTCTGCAGGCCAATATCCACATCGTGGCACCGGGCGAAGCCAGCGATGGGCAGATCGAGCATGTCGGCGAGGAAGTCGGTTATGTGCTTGAAGGCACGCTTGAGCTGACGCTGGGCGACATGAGCTACACAGTTGGCGTGGGCGATGCGTTCACGTTCCCGAGCAGCGTGCCGCACGGTTACCGTAACGCCGGCACCGGCGTGGCGCGGGTTTTGTGGGTCAATTCACCGGCGACCTTCTGA
- a CDS encoding ADP-ribosylglycohydrolase family protein yields MFSASVFDREITRSRFQGCLLGGAVGDALGAPVEFLSLAEIRERFGKDGITGYAPAYGGVGTITDDTQMTLFTAEGLLRAWVGEASGGIGDVPGVASRAYLRWLLTQGIQPAFHRDVLSGQPGWLYQQAALHSRRAPGNTCLSALEAMLKLGEPARNDSKGCGGVMRVAPAGLFVWRRAGQRTPQDAFALGAELAALTHGHPSGSLTGGVLAVLIRELADGASLPDALSSAKACLSTRPDHEQTLLAILHAQALADSGVAFDDAIARLGEGWVAEEALAISIYCALVARDFRHGVVLAVNHDGDSDSTGAITGNLLGTLLGAEAIPPEWLAPLELREVITELADDLSEFPEWDLGIDPADAALVRRIRTKYPGL; encoded by the coding sequence TTGTTTTCTGCTTCGGTCTTTGATCGCGAGATCACGCGCAGCCGCTTCCAGGGCTGCCTGCTGGGCGGCGCTGTTGGCGACGCACTGGGCGCTCCCGTGGAGTTCCTGTCGCTCGCGGAGATCCGCGAGCGCTTTGGCAAGGACGGCATCACCGGCTACGCCCCGGCCTATGGTGGCGTCGGCACCATTACCGATGACACGCAGATGACGTTGTTCACGGCGGAGGGCTTACTGCGGGCGTGGGTGGGCGAGGCGAGCGGGGGCATCGGCGATGTGCCTGGCGTGGCCTCGCGCGCTTATCTGCGCTGGTTGCTGACGCAGGGGATCCAGCCGGCGTTTCATCGCGATGTGCTGTCGGGCCAGCCGGGATGGCTTTACCAGCAGGCGGCACTGCATAGCCGGCGTGCGCCGGGAAACACTTGTTTGTCGGCGCTGGAGGCGATGCTCAAGTTGGGAGAACCCGCGCGCAACGATAGCAAGGGCTGCGGGGGCGTGATGCGTGTGGCGCCGGCTGGCTTGTTTGTGTGGCGGCGCGCCGGGCAGCGAACGCCTCAGGATGCCTTTGCCTTGGGAGCGGAGCTGGCCGCGCTGACCCATGGGCATCCAAGCGGATCGCTGACGGGCGGCGTGCTGGCGGTGTTGATCCGCGAACTGGCCGACGGTGCTTCGCTGCCTGATGCTTTGTCGAGCGCCAAAGCGTGCTTGTCCACGCGGCCGGATCATGAGCAGACGCTGCTGGCCATCCTGCATGCGCAGGCGCTGGCCGATTCCGGCGTGGCCTTTGATGATGCCATCGCGCGCCTGGGCGAGGGCTGGGTGGCGGAGGAGGCGTTGGCAATCTCCATTTACTGCGCGCTGGTCGCGCGTGATTTTCGTCATGGGGTTGTGCTGGCGGTGAATCACGATGGCGACTCGGATTCCACGGGCGCCATCACGGGAAACCTGCTGGGGACGTTGCTTGGCGCGGAGGCGATTCCGCCGGAGTGGCTGGCGCCTTTGGAGTTGCGCGAAGTGATCACCGAGCTGGCCGACGACCTGAGCGAGTTCCCCGAGTGGGACCTGGGCATCGACCCGGCAGACGCGGCGCTGGTTCGGCGCATCCGGACGAAGTATCCTGGGCTTTGA
- a CDS encoding DUF445 domain-containing protein, with translation MHQEEELRVAKRKALALLLFAFAVFVTTVFLPRAPLTDGVRAAAEAALVGGLADWFAVAALFRRIPLPGFARHTNIIIRKRDDIADGLAVFVKEKFLDVQSVVALIERHNPALVVTRWLESPANARQIGDVVVKFASGMLDVMDERNIQSLLKRAVDTMIDKVDLSESAATILDSLTRDDRHQALLDETIAQLIALLNEPPARAFISERIVEWLKSDHPRKERLLPTEWIGSNGADMISAALSRVLTQIEGDADHALRKRFDAAVQRLIQRLKHDATFHARAEALKAHLKQDGTLNAYVGGLWAEWRDWFKRDLAREDSATHRKVAAAGQWIGAELARNASLRASLNDHLRDAARSMAPDFAEFITRHISNTIRSWDARDMSRQIELNVGKDLQYIRMNGTVVGGLIGAALYLIAQLPAWLGR, from the coding sequence ATGCATCAGGAAGAAGAACTCAGGGTCGCAAAGCGCAAGGCATTGGCCTTGCTGCTGTTTGCGTTTGCCGTTTTCGTCACCACCGTGTTCCTGCCGCGCGCGCCTTTGACGGATGGCGTGCGGGCGGCGGCGGAGGCGGCGCTGGTTGGCGGGCTGGCGGACTGGTTTGCCGTGGCGGCGCTGTTCCGGCGGATTCCGTTGCCGGGCTTTGCGCGCCACACCAACATCATCATCCGCAAGCGGGACGATATCGCGGATGGCCTGGCGGTGTTCGTGAAGGAGAAGTTCCTGGACGTGCAGTCCGTGGTTGCGCTGATCGAGCGGCACAATCCGGCGCTGGTGGTCACCCGCTGGCTGGAGTCGCCAGCCAATGCGCGGCAGATCGGTGACGTGGTGGTGAAGTTCGCGAGCGGCATGCTGGATGTGATGGATGAGCGCAACATCCAGTCGCTGCTGAAGCGGGCGGTGGATACGATGATCGACAAGGTCGATCTGTCGGAGTCGGCGGCGACGATCCTCGACAGCCTGACCAGGGACGATCGGCACCAGGCGCTGCTCGACGAGACCATCGCGCAGTTGATCGCCTTGCTGAACGAGCCGCCCGCCCGCGCTTTTATCTCGGAGCGGATCGTGGAGTGGCTGAAGAGCGATCACCCCCGGAAGGAGCGGCTACTTCCCACCGAGTGGATCGGGAGCAATGGCGCTGACATGATTTCCGCGGCGCTGAGCCGTGTGCTGACCCAGATCGAGGGCGATGCCGATCACGCGCTGCGCAAACGCTTCGATGCGGCCGTGCAGCGTTTGATTCAACGGCTGAAGCACGATGCCACGTTCCACGCCAGGGCAGAGGCGCTGAAAGCGCACCTGAAGCAGGATGGCACGCTGAACGCCTATGTCGGCGGGCTTTGGGCCGAGTGGCGCGATTGGTTCAAGCGCGACCTGGCGCGCGAGGATTCCGCCACGCACCGCAAGGTGGCGGCGGCGGGCCAGTGGATCGGCGCGGAGCTGGCGCGCAACGCGTCCCTGCGCGCATCGCTCAACGATCACCTGCGCGATGCGGCGCGCAGCATGGCGCCGGATTTTGCGGAGTTCATCACGCGGCATATCAGCAACACCATCCGCAGCTGGGATGCGCGCGATATGTCCCGGCAGATCGAGCTGAACGTGGGCAAGGACCTGCAGTACATCCGCATGAACGGCACGGTGGTCGGCGGGCTGATCGGTGCGGCGCTGTACCTGATCGCGCAGTTGCCGGCGTGGCTCGGCCGCTAG
- a CDS encoding nucleotide pyrophosphohydrolase, translating into MTLIDIKTLQQAAAAFGEARGWGKYHSPKNLAMALSVEVAELVEIFQWKTEEEARAVMSTDERAHVEQELADITIYLAQLLTALDVDLNAAVKAKMEMNAVKYPAKTGGTD; encoded by the coding sequence ATGACCCTGATCGACATCAAGACGCTCCAGCAAGCGGCCGCCGCATTTGGCGAGGCCCGCGGCTGGGGCAAGTATCACAGCCCCAAGAACCTGGCCATGGCGCTGAGCGTGGAAGTGGCCGAGCTGGTTGAGATTTTCCAGTGGAAGACGGAGGAGGAGGCGCGCGCCGTCATGTCCACGGACGAGCGTGCGCACGTGGAGCAGGAGCTGGCGGACATCACGATCTACCTGGCGCAGTTGCTGACCGCGCTCGATGTTGACCTGAACGCGGCGGTGAAGGCCAAGATGGAGATGAATGCGGTGAAGTATCCGGCGAAGACGGGCGGCACGGATTGA